A genomic segment from Desulfonatronum lacustre DSM 10312 encodes:
- a CDS encoding cache domain-containing protein, whose amino-acid sequence MLTKLLNLSIPAKTFGLILALVLVFCGMILFYFLPLMQERLLHGRKEALMHVARSVHSLLGEYQQRVRVGELTLEEAQNRAKERLRHIRYGRDGYLWIRSNDALDLRLIMHPFISELEDALPDNPLYYCVTRIQYGVNGPIQNFAREKNITWAIVEVVTQTRDGFVTYMWPRPHSEGMAEEAWYPKVSYALLFEPWGWILGTGLYIDDIQAEMRVLRVEVITFSLFILLLVLPAALLASIVFTRSLGILADYADKVSAGDLNAKVTGRFYGEARRLMQAITEMVANLRSALAQAENNRMEAHRMAEVAELASERLAVILRSIGDGVIAADTEKKVLFLNKTAEELTGWSQDEARGRLLSEVFQLRNERFEEAENMIRLVLANGIIRQLDGTSRLASKDGKHRLIATNAAPLRDKESRMIGVVLAFRDETEKQRLLDEALKAEKLESLGILAGSIAHDFNNILTAILGNITSAKLSLTDADKAEHKLSEAERATYRGKALTQQMLTFAKGGTPVKDILPLAELVRESAEFALSGTNAKCVFDLPGDLWPVHADPDQVSRVVHNLVINAHHAMPQGGVVTLTGGNIDGPNLPEAISNSGPFTRISVTDQGHGISPEHLTKIFDPYFTTKDHGSGLGLASSYSIIKRHGGVVTVESAPDQGTTFHVFLPAVPTALPTSRATEEIDPDHPGGRILVMDDDVMVLDISVDLMEHLGHAAVPVQNGEEAVAQYKQAMADGLPFDVVIMDLTIPGGMGGKEAVREILKLDPAAKVVASSGYSSDPVMANFQEYGFVGSIAKPYTIQQIRRLLNKLLVEARI is encoded by the coding sequence ATGCTCACCAAACTCCTGAACCTGTCCATCCCCGCCAAGACCTTCGGGCTGATCCTGGCGCTCGTTCTCGTCTTTTGCGGGATGATTCTGTTCTATTTCCTGCCCTTGATGCAAGAGCGGCTGCTGCACGGCAGGAAGGAAGCACTGATGCACGTCGCGCGTTCGGTCCACTCCCTGCTCGGCGAATATCAGCAACGAGTCCGGGTCGGAGAATTGACCCTGGAAGAGGCTCAGAATCGCGCCAAAGAACGGCTCAGGCACATTCGCTACGGACGGGACGGTTATCTTTGGATCAGAAGTAATGATGCGCTCGACCTCCGACTTATCATGCATCCCTTTATCTCGGAACTGGAAGACGCTTTGCCGGACAACCCTCTGTACTATTGCGTCACACGCATCCAGTACGGCGTGAACGGCCCGATACAGAATTTTGCCCGTGAAAAGAACATCACCTGGGCGATTGTCGAGGTTGTCACGCAGACCAGAGACGGCTTCGTGACCTATATGTGGCCCAGGCCGCATTCCGAAGGCATGGCCGAAGAAGCATGGTATCCCAAGGTCTCCTATGCGCTGCTCTTCGAGCCCTGGGGTTGGATTCTGGGCACCGGCCTGTACATCGACGACATTCAGGCCGAAATGCGCGTCTTGCGCGTGGAGGTGATCACGTTTTCGCTGTTCATTCTGCTTCTCGTCCTGCCCGCGGCCCTGCTCGCCTCCATCGTGTTCACCAGATCCCTGGGCATTTTAGCCGATTATGCGGACAAGGTTTCCGCCGGAGACCTCAACGCCAAAGTCACCGGGCGCTTTTACGGAGAAGCGCGGCGATTGATGCAGGCCATCACTGAAATGGTCGCCAATTTGAGAAGCGCCCTGGCCCAGGCTGAGAACAACAGAATGGAGGCGCACCGCATGGCCGAGGTGGCGGAATTGGCCTCGGAGCGGTTGGCCGTGATTCTGCGATCCATCGGCGACGGAGTGATCGCGGCGGACACGGAAAAGAAGGTACTGTTTTTGAACAAGACCGCCGAGGAATTGACCGGCTGGTCTCAGGATGAAGCCCGGGGGCGTCTCTTGTCCGAAGTGTTCCAGCTCCGGAATGAGCGTTTCGAGGAAGCCGAGAATATGATCCGCTTGGTCTTGGCGAACGGGATCATTCGCCAGTTGGACGGCACCAGCCGCCTTGCTTCCAAGGACGGAAAGCACCGGCTCATCGCGACCAACGCGGCTCCGCTCAGGGACAAGGAAAGCCGGATGATCGGCGTGGTGTTGGCCTTCCGGGACGAGACCGAAAAGCAGCGCCTCCTGGACGAAGCCCTTAAAGCCGAAAAACTTGAATCCCTGGGAATTCTGGCCGGAAGCATCGCCCACGACTTCAACAACATTCTGACCGCGATCCTGGGAAACATTACCTCAGCCAAGCTCTCCCTGACCGATGCGGACAAAGCCGAGCACAAACTCAGCGAGGCCGAAAGAGCCACCTACCGAGGCAAGGCCCTGACTCAACAGATGCTGACCTTTGCCAAGGGCGGCACACCCGTCAAAGATATTTTGCCCCTGGCTGAATTGGTGAGGGAGTCGGCCGAGTTCGCCCTGAGCGGGACCAACGCCAAATGCGTTTTTGATCTTCCCGGCGACCTTTGGCCCGTCCACGCCGATCCGGACCAAGTCAGCCGGGTGGTCCACAATTTAGTGATCAACGCCCACCATGCCATGCCCCAAGGCGGCGTGGTCACCCTGACCGGAGGCAATATCGACGGCCCAAATCTCCCTGAAGCCATCAGCAATTCCGGACCGTTCACGCGGATTTCCGTGACCGACCAGGGACACGGCATCTCGCCGGAACACCTGACCAAGATATTCGATCCGTACTTCACCACCAAGGACCACGGTTCGGGGCTCGGTCTGGCTTCAAGTTATTCCATCATCAAACGCCACGGCGGCGTCGTTACGGTGGAATCCGCGCCCGATCAGGGAACGACGTTCCATGTTTTTTTACCAGCCGTGCCCACCGCTCTGCCGACGTCCCGCGCCACCGAAGAGATTGATCCGGACCATCCGGGAGGGCGCATCCTGGTGATGGACGACGATGTGATGGTCCTCGACATCAGCGTGGACCTGATGGAACACCTGGGCCATGCGGCCGTTCCGGTCCAGAACGGCGAGGAGGCCGTGGCCCAGTACAAACAGGCCATGGCTGACGGGCTTCCTTTCGACGTCGTGATCATGGACCTGACCATCCCCGGCGGCATGGGCGGCAAGGAGGCGGTCCGGGAAATCCTCAAACTCGACCCCGCCGCCAAGGTCGTGGCCTCCAGCGGCTATTCCAGCGACCCGGTGATGGCCAATTTTCAAGAATACGGCTTTGTCGGCTCGATAGCCAAACCCTATACCATCCAGCAAATCAGGAGACTGCTCAACAAGCTCCTGGTCGAAGCCAGGATCTGA
- a CDS encoding PAS domain-containing protein — translation MGLQLRNGPGNMVRGLAVPVRLSRTEDLAGELMNAPMLWNRSIHPEDAAKVDAAIESAMQRHPIDLEYRIQAKDGTWRWMHDQAHLTTDGSGSPVLIGMAMDISERKWMEKALRTSEEKYRALLGDDPELQSLAGPCACFRKRKLVSSRGNPEYTCHQAATGRESPESSHKLGKKFSGVGLMVQGLVRVPRIRIEIAIAIEIGHKQTCPKTRCQQACFDCNSD, via the coding sequence ATGGGGCTTCAACTTCGCAACGGGCCGGGAAACATGGTCAGAGGTCTTGCGGTGCCCGTTCGGCTTTCCCGAACGGAAGACCTCGCGGGGGAACTGATGAACGCCCCCATGCTCTGGAACCGCTCCATCCATCCAGAAGACGCCGCCAAGGTTGACGCGGCCATTGAGTCCGCCATGCAAAGACATCCCATCGACCTGGAGTATCGGATCCAAGCAAAGGACGGGACATGGCGCTGGATGCACGATCAGGCTCACTTGACCACGGATGGGTCGGGCTCCCCCGTGCTCATTGGCATGGCCATGGACATCAGCGAACGTAAATGGATGGAGAAGGCGTTACGAACGAGCGAGGAAAAATATCGAGCCCTGCTGGGCGACGACCCGGAACTGCAAAGCCTGGCTGGACCTTGCGCTTGCTTCCGAAAGCGGAAACTGGTCTCAAGCCGAGGCAATCCTGAATACACTTGCCATCAGGCGGCAACTGGCCGCGAAAGTCCAGAATCAAGCCATAAGCTGGGCAAAAAATTTTCTGGAGTCGGCTTGATGGTCCAGGGCCTGGTCCGGGTGCCGCGCATCCGTATCGAAATCGCAATCGCAATCGAAATCGGCCATAAACAAACTTGTCCCAAAACACGATGCCAACAGGCTTGTTTCGATTGCAATTCCGATTAA
- a CDS encoding helix-turn-helix domain-containing protein — protein sequence MTYLASKNERGTTECVVGERLRFFRLLNNMNREQLAMRLGVTAQHVGLIERGCGYPSVELLVKTAEALGTEVANFSLSPGSGSKNLAADTEERSTALSFRSADVHLVAGVGTWGFNFATGRETWSEVLRCPFGFPERKTSRGN from the coding sequence ATGACATATTTGGCATCAAAAAACGAGAGAGGCACCACGGAATGCGTGGTCGGGGAGCGACTGAGGTTCTTTCGTCTGCTGAACAACATGAATCGAGAGCAACTGGCCATGCGTCTGGGCGTGACGGCGCAGCACGTCGGGTTGATCGAGAGAGGCTGCGGATATCCCTCCGTTGAGCTACTGGTCAAGACTGCTGAAGCCCTGGGGACGGAGGTGGCTAATTTTTCCCTGTCGCCGGGAAGCGGATCGAAAAACCTGGCAGCGGACACGGAGGAACGATCGACCGCTTTGTCCTTCCGCAGTGCCGATGTTCACCTTGTTGCCGGGGTCGGCACATGGGGCTTCAACTTCGCAACGGGCCGGGAAACATGGTCAGAGGTCTTGCGGTGCCCGTTCGGCTTTCCCGAACGGAAGACCTCGCGGGGGAACTGA
- a CDS encoding cache domain-containing protein: MFIKFMNLSIPAKTFGLILALVLVFCAMILFYFLPLMQERLLYGRKEALMHVARSAHSLLDEYQQRVRAGELTLDEAQERAKRRIKHMRYGRGDYLWISDNAASMPRLLMHPTIPDLDGTEQDAPLTAEVMRMEYGFQGSVKLLPGTMANLLLIFTEVVQTTGDGFVAYNWPKPHQTSINAERHPKESYLLLFEPWGWILGTGLYIDDIEAEMRVLRVEMVTFSLIILFLVLPAALLASIVFTKSLGVLADYADKVSAGDLNAGVTGRFYGEARRLMQAITEMVGNLKSALAQAENSRMEAQRLAEAAELASERLAVILRSIGDGVIAADTGGKVLFLNKAAEELTGWSQDEAHGLPLSEVLQMRDDRFGQVDVLVRQLLEKGIVLQLGGTGHLVSRDGKLRLVASNAAPIRDKESRVIGVVLAFRDETEKQRLLDEALKAEKLESLGILAGGIAHDFNNTLTAILGNITSARLSLAEPDKAERKLREAESATYRGKGLTQQMLTFAKGGTPVREILPLGELARESAEFALRGTSAKCVFQLPDDLWSVHADPDQISRVIHNLALNAHHAMPQGGLVTLTGANIDAPKLPEAILDSGPFTRLSVTDQGHGISPEHLTRIFDPYFTTKTHGSGLGLASSYSIIKRHGGVITVESVPGQGTTFHVYLPAVPTASPTPRQAEKDESVPEKGRVLMMDDDVMVLDISVDLMEHLGHAAVPVQNGEEAVARYKQAMADGLPFDVVIMDLTIPGGMGGKEAVREILKLDPAAKVVASSGYSSDPVMANFQEFGFVGSIAKPYTIQQIRRLLNKLLVPSVS, translated from the coding sequence ATGTTCATCAAATTCATGAACCTGTCCATCCCCGCCAAGACCTTCGGGCTGATCCTGGCGCTCGTCCTGGTTTTTTGCGCGATGATTCTGTTCTATTTCCTGCCCTTGATGCAAGAGCGGCTGCTGTACGGCAGGAAGGAAGCGCTGATGCACGTCGCGCGTTCGGCCCACTCCCTGCTTGACGAATATCAACAACGAGTCCGGGCCGGAGAATTGACCCTGGATGAGGCCCAGGAGCGCGCCAAGAGACGGATCAAGCATATGCGCTACGGACGGGGTGATTATCTCTGGATCAGCGACAACGCCGCATCCATGCCGCGCCTGCTGATGCATCCGACCATTCCGGACCTGGACGGCACGGAACAGGACGCCCCTCTGACCGCCGAGGTCATGCGCATGGAGTACGGCTTTCAAGGGTCGGTGAAGCTGCTTCCGGGAACCATGGCCAATTTACTGTTGATCTTTACCGAGGTCGTCCAAACGACCGGAGATGGCTTCGTGGCCTACAACTGGCCAAAGCCGCATCAAACGAGCATCAACGCGGAGAGGCACCCCAAGGAATCCTATTTGTTGCTCTTTGAACCTTGGGGCTGGATTCTGGGCACCGGCCTGTACATCGACGACATTGAGGCCGAAATGCGCGTTTTGCGCGTGGAGATGGTCACGTTTTCGCTGATTATCCTGTTTCTTGTCCTACCCGCGGCCTTGCTTGCCTCCATCGTGTTCACCAAGTCCCTGGGCGTTTTAGCCGATTATGCGGACAAGGTCTCCGCCGGAGACCTCAACGCCGGAGTCACCGGGCGCTTTTACGGTGAAGCGCGGCGGTTGATGCAGGCCATTACCGAAATGGTTGGCAATCTAAAAAGCGCCCTGGCCCAGGCCGAAAACAGCAGGATGGAGGCGCAGCGGTTGGCCGAGGCGGCGGAACTGGCCTCGGAGCGATTGGCCGTGATTCTGCGATCCATCGGCGATGGGGTTATCGCCGCGGACACCGGGGGGAAGGTGCTGTTTCTGAACAAGGCCGCCGAGGAACTGACCGGCTGGTCCCAGGATGAGGCCCATGGGCTGCCCCTGTCCGAAGTGCTCCAGATGCGGGATGATCGTTTCGGACAGGTCGATGTTCTGGTTCGTCAACTCTTGGAAAAGGGGATCGTACTCCAGTTGGGCGGTACCGGCCACCTTGTCTCCAGGGACGGAAAGCTCCGGCTCGTCGCATCCAACGCGGCCCCGATCAGAGACAAGGAAAGCCGGGTGATCGGCGTGGTGCTCGCCTTCCGGGACGAAACCGAGAAGCAACGACTTCTGGACGAGGCTCTCAAGGCCGAAAAGCTGGAGTCTCTGGGGATTTTGGCCGGAGGTATCGCCCACGACTTCAACAACACCCTGACCGCGATCCTGGGCAACATCACCTCGGCCCGGCTGTCCCTGGCCGAACCGGACAAGGCCGAACGCAAGCTCCGCGAGGCTGAAAGCGCCACCTACCGAGGCAAGGGCCTGACCCAACAAATGTTGACCTTTGCCAAGGGCGGCACTCCCGTCCGGGAAATCCTGCCCCTGGGCGAGCTGGCGCGAGAGTCGGCAGAATTCGCCCTGCGTGGAACCAGCGCCAAATGCGTTTTCCAACTTCCCGACGATCTCTGGTCCGTCCACGCCGATCCGGACCAAATCAGCCGGGTGATCCACAACCTGGCCCTCAACGCCCACCATGCCATGCCCCAAGGCGGCCTTGTCACCCTGACCGGGGCGAATATCGACGCCCCAAAACTCCCGGAGGCCATCCTCGATTCCGGACCGTTCACGCGTCTTTCCGTGACCGACCAGGGACACGGCATCTCCCCGGAGCACCTGACCAGGATTTTCGATCCGTATTTCACAACCAAAACCCACGGCTCCGGGCTCGGCCTGGCTTCAAGCTATTCCATCATCAAGCGACACGGAGGCGTCATCACGGTGGAATCCGTGCCCGGACAAGGCACGACGTTCCATGTTTATCTGCCCGCCGTTCCCACCGCATCCCCCACACCTCGCCAAGCCGAAAAGGATGAGTCGGTCCCCGAGAAGGGACGCGTATTGATGATGGACGACGATGTGATGGTCCTCGACATCAGCGTGGACCTGATGGAACACCTGGGCCATGCGGCCGTTCCGGTCCAGAACGGCGAGGAGGCCGTGGCCCGGTACAAACAGGCCATGGCTGACGGGCTTCCTTTCGACGTCGTGATCATGGACCTGACCATCCCCGGCGGCATGGGCGGCAAGGAGGCGGTCCGGGAAATCCTCAAACTCGACCCCGCCGCCAAGGTCGTGGCCTCCAGCGGCTATTCCAGCGACCCGGTGATGGCCAATTTTCAAGAATTCGGCTTTGTCGGCTCGATAGCCAAACCCTATACCATCCAGCAAATCAGGAGACTGCTCAACAAGCTCCTGGTTCCGTCCGTGAGCTAA
- a CDS encoding PAS domain S-box protein, translating into MNEDLSVARRFGERLRYYRSLQRLTQSGLAEKVGLSLKQISRIERGLSTPSFALLEKLCRALDIAPVTLFLFHDPSPPQNCSELPPASIQEPTAAISNNEIISTRIGAWFLPSSSRHGTWSASLYTLLGYRPFSVKPTLKRFLKHVRSMDRAAVESFIHSSAQDPNERGILVPLTGKGPVQRMIMVQAEPLGFETDNENGLLVTVREVTDCISLHRSFVHNQRQQETYMLERNKELALTVERLQQEILERNKAEQGLRISDLMIAGSLDAQIFVDRSGLVKKVNPAYARLAGISLRKLEGRLYNDMLIERWGRDFFDRAILPDMEKAQTHGQAKIKEGWFSYGRLGRRYMRVFLTPCLKNKEILGVIVTLHDLTAVMAAQERLRQSEEQHRLILETANEGVLRLDRHLRIMFANARIQKLGGRSAAELLGGSALDFIAPEETGRIQFFAEQNRAGHSVRFPASIIHKNGQIIWVMISAAPLFTDAGEYDGALVMLMNVTELKQTAAKLE; encoded by the coding sequence ATGAATGAAGACTTATCGGTAGCCAGACGGTTCGGTGAGCGGCTTCGATATTATCGCTCTCTGCAGCGTTTGACCCAATCCGGATTAGCGGAAAAGGTCGGCTTGAGCCTGAAACAAATCAGCCGCATCGAGCGCGGCCTCTCAACTCCCTCCTTCGCTCTCCTGGAAAAACTTTGCCGGGCTTTGGATATCGCCCCAGTAACCTTATTTCTCTTTCATGACCCCTCCCCGCCTCAGAACTGTTCCGAACTTCCTCCCGCATCCATCCAGGAGCCAACAGCAGCCATCTCTAACAACGAGATCATTTCCACCAGAATCGGAGCATGGTTCCTTCCCTCTTCTTCCAGGCACGGAACATGGTCCGCTTCCTTGTACACCTTGCTGGGCTACCGCCCCTTTTCCGTCAAACCAACCCTAAAGCGGTTTCTCAAGCATGTACGTTCCATGGACAGGGCGGCGGTCGAATCCTTCATTCACTCTTCCGCTCAGGACCCGAACGAACGAGGCATCCTGGTTCCCTTGACCGGGAAAGGTCCGGTGCAGCGCATGATCATGGTCCAGGCCGAGCCTTTGGGCTTCGAGACGGATAACGAAAACGGCCTTCTGGTGACCGTCCGGGAAGTGACGGACTGCATCTCCCTGCACCGCTCTTTTGTACACAACCAGAGACAACAGGAAACGTACATGCTGGAGCGGAACAAGGAACTGGCCCTGACCGTGGAAAGGTTGCAACAAGAGATTCTTGAACGAAATAAGGCCGAACAAGGTTTGCGAATATCCGATCTGATGATCGCCGGTTCTCTGGACGCTCAGATATTCGTGGACAGGTCCGGCTTGGTAAAAAAGGTCAATCCCGCGTATGCCCGACTTGCGGGTATCTCCTTGAGGAAGCTTGAGGGACGGCTGTATAACGATATGTTGATCGAACGCTGGGGACGTGATTTTTTTGATCGAGCCATTCTACCTGATATGGAGAAAGCTCAAACCCACGGGCAAGCGAAGATCAAGGAAGGATGGTTCAGCTATGGAAGGCTAGGACGACGATATATGCGGGTATTTCTTACTCCTTGCCTAAAAAACAAAGAAATACTCGGCGTTATCGTCACGCTCCACGACCTGACGGCGGTCATGGCGGCCCAGGAACGGCTTCGTCAAAGCGAGGAACAGCATCGACTAATCTTGGAAACAGCAAATGAGGGCGTATTACGGTTGGACCGGCACTTACGGATCATGTTCGCCAATGCCCGGATACAAAAGCTTGGAGGACGCTCCGCGGCGGAACTGCTGGGGGGCTCGGCCCTGGACTTTATTGCCCCTGAAGAAACCGGACGTATCCAATTTTTCGCGGAGCAGAACCGGGCGGGCCACAGTGTGCGCTTTCCAGCCAGCATCATTCATAAAAACGGTCAAATCATTTGGGTGATGATTTCCGCCGCACCGTTGTTCACGGACGCAGGCGAGTACGATGGCGCCCTGGTCATGCTCATGAACGTGACGGAATTGAAGCAGACCGCGGCCAAGCTGGAATAA
- a CDS encoding amidohydrolase family protein produces MHTDWHTHAFHPKIAHKVLAQLRGHYGIDPVGTGLPEDLIFRLRRAGIHKAAVHTAATTPDQVVPANNWSMFMQTEHPELIAFGTLHPGFMNWERELVRLETAGIKGLKFHPDFQGFRLDDPVLYPLFEAIGNRFALMFHVGDRLPPDLNPSSPAKLAKIRRDFPKLTIIAAHFGGYLHWDQALEVLAGTDVYLDTSSSLPFMPRDLMRGLLRKHPRERLLFGSDYPLFDPLDEIRLLETNAGLREEEIEAVLGNGVF; encoded by the coding sequence ATGCATACCGACTGGCACACCCACGCCTTCCACCCCAAGATCGCTCACAAGGTTCTGGCCCAATTGCGCGGGCATTACGGGATAGACCCCGTGGGCACGGGCTTGCCCGAGGATTTGATTTTCCGGTTGCGACGGGCTGGCATCCACAAGGCGGCGGTGCATACCGCGGCCACCACCCCGGACCAGGTCGTGCCGGCGAACAACTGGTCCATGTTCATGCAGACCGAGCATCCCGAGTTGATCGCCTTTGGAACCCTGCATCCCGGGTTTATGAACTGGGAACGGGAGTTGGTCCGCCTGGAAACGGCCGGAATCAAGGGCCTGAAGTTTCATCCGGATTTCCAGGGATTCCGGCTTGACGATCCGGTCCTGTATCCGCTTTTCGAGGCCATTGGCAACCGGTTCGCGCTCATGTTTCACGTCGGCGACCGGCTTCCTCCGGACCTGAATCCGTCCAGCCCGGCCAAACTGGCCAAAATCCGCCGCGATTTTCCGAAATTGACGATCATCGCGGCGCACTTCGGCGGCTATCTGCATTGGGACCAGGCCCTGGAGGTCCTGGCCGGGACCGACGTGTATCTGGACACCTCCAGTTCCTTGCCCTTTATGCCCCGGGATCTGATGCGCGGACTGCTGCGCAAGCATCCCAGGGAACGGCTGCTGTTCGGCAGCGACTATCCGCTGTTCGATCCCCTGGACGAGATCCGGCTTTTGGAAACCAATGCCGGACTGCGGGAGGAGGAGATTGAGGCGGTGTTGGGGAACGGAGTTTTTTGA
- a CDS encoding GGDEF domain-containing protein, translating to MIVDKPGVATRLYGALVRPVVDFVYGWSVTIKVRLLLVALIVLPSIGGLILLESRPADLQTYFIFALVGTLAFIGPLSKIVADYLVMRDLREVERFCLKLKAGNYHVKFDLPPQVDEERDVLVLKRNLNWMAHVISRREMQLEAELAKTHKERVRFADMSLRDQLTGLFNRRGMEEKLSELAHEAWTTDRPLTMLFLDADKFKAVNDTYGHQAGDDLLRNLGAIIRANVREGIDVPFRYGGDEFGVLLVGIELERAETIAGRVLRAYNEIRIGETSLSIGVAMMVKTKDGHLDDAVRMLSQADQAAYEAKRGGGSRVHVHKESS from the coding sequence ATGATCGTTGACAAGCCCGGTGTCGCGACGCGGTTGTATGGCGCGCTGGTCCGTCCGGTGGTGGACTTTGTTTACGGGTGGAGCGTGACCATCAAGGTCCGGCTGCTGCTCGTCGCCCTGATCGTCCTGCCGTCTATCGGCGGGTTGATCTTGCTGGAGTCCCGCCCGGCGGATCTGCAAACCTACTTCATCTTCGCCCTGGTCGGGACACTGGCCTTTATCGGACCTCTTTCCAAGATCGTGGCCGACTATCTGGTCATGCGCGACCTGCGGGAGGTGGAGCGGTTTTGCCTGAAGCTGAAGGCCGGAAATTATCACGTCAAGTTTGATTTGCCGCCCCAGGTGGACGAGGAGCGGGACGTTCTGGTCCTCAAGCGCAACCTGAACTGGATGGCTCACGTGATTTCCCGCCGGGAGATGCAGTTGGAGGCGGAACTGGCCAAGACCCACAAGGAGCGGGTCCGGTTCGCGGACATGTCCTTGAGGGACCAGCTCACCGGGCTGTTCAACCGGCGGGGGATGGAGGAAAAGCTGAGTGAATTGGCCCACGAGGCCTGGACTACGGATCGTCCGCTGACCATGCTCTTCCTGGACGCGGACAAGTTCAAGGCGGTCAACGACACGTACGGCCACCAGGCCGGGGACGATCTGCTGCGCAACCTGGGCGCGATCATCCGGGCCAACGTCAGGGAGGGCATCGACGTTCCCTTCCGTTACGGCGGCGACGAATTTGGCGTCCTGCTGGTGGGTATCGAACTGGAACGGGCCGAGACCATCGCGGGGCGGGTCCTGCGCGCCTACAACGAGATTCGGATCGGTGAAACCAGCCTGAGCATCGGCGTCGCCATGATGGTCAAGACCAAAGACGGCCACCTTGACGACGCCGTGAGAATGCTGTCCCAGGCGGACCAAGCCGCCTATGAGGCCAAGCGCGGAGGAGGGAGTCGCGTGCATGTTCACAAGGAGAGCTCATAA
- a CDS encoding HD-GYP domain-containing protein yields the protein MFMGSEAFRLRVDSLGCGASGEVLGEGLSEVGCTSGICESLHQIAAALGNAIDAKDHSTSSHSRQVADLARCLALRAGMSIHQAEVIHIAGHLHDIGKIGIPDEVLCKREPLTDAEWAMIRQHPAIGARIVAPVHIMNGSTGIAKMILHHHERWDGRGYPNRLRGENIPLGARILCLADSFSAMMESRAYRNRLTLGGSIEELRRNSGSQFDPELCGLMVDMLREAGVADEYCTLDLLVTRIIASDHQFP from the coding sequence ATGTTCATGGGATCGGAAGCGTTTCGTTTACGAGTGGATTCGCTGGGATGTGGGGCGTCGGGCGAGGTTTTGGGCGAGGGGTTGAGCGAAGTTGGGTGCACTTCCGGGATCTGCGAGTCCTTGCACCAGATCGCGGCTGCACTGGGAAACGCCATCGATGCCAAGGACCACTCCACCAGTTCCCACTCCCGGCAGGTGGCCGACCTGGCCCGTTGCCTGGCCCTGCGGGCTGGCATGTCCATCCATCAGGCCGAGGTGATCCACATCGCCGGCCATCTGCACGACATCGGCAAGATCGGCATCCCGGACGAAGTGCTGTGCAAACGCGAACCGCTGACCGACGCGGAGTGGGCCATGATTCGCCAACACCCCGCCATCGGGGCCAGGATCGTCGCCCCTGTGCACATCATGAACGGGTCCACGGGCATCGCCAAAATGATCCTGCACCACCATGAGCGCTGGGATGGACGAGGCTACCCAAATCGGCTGCGCGGCGAAAACATCCCCCTGGGGGCGCGGATTCTGTGCCTCGCGGACAGCTTTTCCGCGATGATGGAATCCCGTGCCTACCGAAACCGACTGACCCTGGGCGGCTCCATCGAGGAACTCCGCCGCAACTCAGGAAGCCAGTTCGATCCGGAACTGTGCGGGCTGATGGTCGACATGCTGCGGGAAGCCGGAGTGGCGGACGAGTACTGTACGCTGGATCTGCTGGTCACCCGGATCATTGCCTCGGATCATCAGTTTCCGTAA
- a CDS encoding BrnA antitoxin family protein — MNKILTAREDILAATRNPPPGGDYVWDGQDEADRPLARKEIQAALEVVRKGRGRPKGSGTKEQVAVRFDKDILEVFRAAGPGWQTRMNDALRDWLRTHSST; from the coding sequence TTGAACAAGATTTTGACGGCGCGTGAAGATATCCTGGCCGCGACCAGGAATCCGCCGCCCGGCGGGGATTATGTCTGGGACGGCCAGGACGAAGCCGACCGCCCCCTGGCCCGCAAGGAAATACAGGCCGCACTTGAAGTCGTCCGCAAGGGCCGAGGCCGCCCTAAAGGGTCAGGGACGAAAGAACAGGTGGCCGTTCGTTTCGACAAGGATATCCTAGAGGTCTTTCGTGCGGCCGGTCCAGGCTGGCAGACGCGCATGAACGACGCCCTGCGCGACTGGCTCAGGACGCATTCGTCGACATAG